A segment of the Cervus elaphus chromosome 24, mCerEla1.1, whole genome shotgun sequence genome:
CCATCCAGGAGAGACTCACTCATGGCCAAAGGTTTGGAGATGACCCCACCCAGGATGGGGTCAGAAGAGTTCGGGTGAGGTGGGGCCCAGCTCCAGGCAAGCCTAAGTCTGGCCTTCACACACTGGCCTTAAGGCttgagcagggggtggggggtggcagggcAAGTATTTGGTCCACTTGCATCCACGACAAGGGACAGAGAAATGGCCAAGGACTTCCTGCAGAGCCTCCCCCTGGCAGTTCTCAGCCAGGGGGGCAGGTTCTCAGGTCAGGTCAGGTTCTCAGGTCAGGGGGCAGGTCTGCTGGGACTCCTGGGGGCTGTAAGTTCTCTTGTATCCCCGTATCCTAGCCCAGGCCACTAGGGGTGATGCTGCTCAGGAAGTGCTCGAGGGCGATTAAACTGGAAAGAATGCAGAGTCTACACCTTATCATAGGTAACTTTCAGAGCTTGAGAAATTCAGAGGCACACTGGAAGGGGGCAGACTGGGCCATCCACCCTGGCTGGGActtggagatgggaaaggctctGACTTGGCAGGAGGGGACGGAAGGGTGGGCAGAGAGACTGGCACCAAGGTCTGGGGCTCTCgcttgcatgcacacacaccctcgTGTTTACTGGTTAGGGGAGGCCAGTCTATAGTGAAGCTTTCCCTAGTGACTGCCCAGTTGGTTCTTTTTAGTGGGTTCCGCTCTTTGAGTCAGGTTTTGGGAGCTGGtgggttcaggtggtaaagaatctgcctgcaattcgggagacctgcgttcgatccctgggttgggaagatcccctggagaaggtaatggctactcactccagtattctgacctggagaattccatggattctatagtccatggagtcgcaaaagaggcggacacgactcagcgactttcactcaGTTTGGGAGCTGGACAGAGCGCCAGTACCCTAGAGACCACAACCCTCCAAGACACTCCTGTGCAGTTCCAGGACTCAGGCTTTCTCCCCACACCTTCTACTCTGCCGCACCCTCTACAATGAGCATCATAAGGTACCTCCAGTCCCTGTTGCCCGGTCAGCCCGGTGCCTAAGGGAACCTTCGAGAGCCTGGCCCGGGCCGCGCAGGCCAGTGCTCACCGTCTCTGCTGCCACCCCTCATCAGCCCTGCTCCGAGTGGGATTCCGGGCTCAGGCTTCTCCAGGGTAGGGGCGGAGCCGGCTGAgggaggccccgcccccagcccgcccccGGCCCGGGGTGCGAATCCGGTGCCGGCGAGCGGCGGGAGATGCTGGAGGTTCGCGAGCCGAAGTGGCTGCAGCTGGCGCCGCGTCTGCCCCGCGTGCCCGGAGCGGATTCTGCCCGCCGCCCCTGGAGCCCTCGGCGCCTCCACTGAACCCGCGATCGCATCCTCCCTGTGACCGACCAGCGCTGCAGGTGCGGGGTGAGCCGGGAGGGGGTGGGCTCCCGGAACGCACGTTGCGAGGTCTTAGGGGATTGGGTCTCTGGTTCGAGGTTCTGGTAGCCGAGTGCGCGGGGGCGCTGCAAGGGCTTGGGGTCCTGGCGGGGGCAGAGTACGCGGGCTCTGCAGATCCAGGGCTGGGCGTGCGGGGTTGGGCTGAAGTTCCCCATCACCTCAGACGGCTCGGGGGTCCCAAGGGAAGCCTCTGAGACTCAAGTCCAGGCCAATCTCCCCTCCTtgtcccccatcccacccctcgtcTCGCTGGGCTCCTAATTGTGAAAACGTTAACCTTCCAACATTGAGCTGCCCCAGGGGGTTAGGGGCGAGGGCTCAGCTGTCCCTCTGGACTCCCAGAGCCGCCTCCAGCCCCTCCCAACTGCCCCCGGACCCCCCCTCCCTCCAGCTAAGCAGTCACTAATTTCCATGACAACGAGAGTTCTTTATGGGCGACAACCTGAAGGGGGCTGGGCGGGGCTGCCGCTCGGTGGGGGAGGAGGCTCAAGCCCCTGGGGACCAGCAGCCCCCTAGCCGAGATCCAGCTTCCAAGCCTTAACTCGGGGGCCTCCGCGGGGGTCCAGGGTACCGACCCAGCGCTgcgcggtgggggtgggggacgcaCATGTTTCTGCCGGGAGGTGCGGGGCTTGGTGCTCACACGTGTGCCGCCCGCATGTGTGTTGCTGTGCCAGCGGGGGCGAGTCAGCAGCACTGGGGAAGGGGGTCAGGGTGGCAGCACGGTTGGGGAGCAAGGCCCCCGGCTGGCAGGGTGAACAATGAGAGAGTGAGTCTGCCTTCCCCAGCCTGTAGCGTCTGGCAGAGACCCTAGGCTCTCCCAGCCCCCCATAGCTGTGCCAAACTGCTTTTGTCTGCACCCCCTAGGCAAAGCCTGCTACCAGGTTCCCTCCGAGGAAGCagggctctctgtctatcaccaaaaGCTCAGTCTGCAGCAGTCCAGCTACTGGCCAGCCACCCTCCTCCAAGGGTCGCTTTGAGTCCCCCAAGGACCACCTGCAGGGACCTGGTgtcctccctgtcccccacccccagtcaatTCCCGTCAGCTTTAGGCACCTGCTGGGCCCGATTTTCCTCAACTGAGAAATTGGTGTCTCCGCTCCCCTCTGTGtcaggctgggccctgggctggagCAGAGATCTCTCTCCTTTTCATTTACAGAATTTGGTAGGGATCCTCCTTCCGTATCAGCTGCCTTTTCCCATATCAGCTGCTGGCCCTCCTCTCCCATCCTTGTCCTGGCAGGTGGACAGTCCTTGCCCTGGGAGAAGGCCACAGAGTCAGTGATCTCCatccagggaaactgaggcagagtcgGTGAAGGAGGGGAGGATGCTGTGCAGTTGTTATCCTGTTTCTAGACTGCTCGGGGTGCTGTTTCTGGCCTTCAGACAAAACCCACTGTTGGGGAGGGGGCGGCGGTGGCAGGGAATGAGGCTGAGCCGCCAGAGAGGCCCTGGGGACCCAAGGCCTCTAGGGAAgagcagatgggggtgggggtagctGGGGAGTCCAGGCAGAGCTGGGTCAGCTGACAGGAGGGGCTGCAAAGGGAAGCAGCCAGGTCTCCAAGCTTCATTTCCATCCCCCACGCCTGTGCCTTCGACATGTTGGACCTGCCTTACCTAAGCTGCCTTGGTGACAGGGAGAGGGGCTGAGGAACTGTTGTGACCGAGGGGACCACAGCAGATGGCCTCTTCCCGCACCAAGTTCAGTGCTTGTCTAGGGGGATACAGGAGGGGTCAGTCTCAAAGGTCCAGGCATCAGGGGCAGCTCCTGACCCAGGTGTGCAGAGCACATGGTCATGGAGACCTTAGGGCTCTGCTGGACATCCATAGGCCCCTTCAAAACCCCCATCCCACCTTTTCTCCTGTGTCCTTGTGCCTGCATCCTTTTTACTATATGAATTCTTTATACTCCCCCCCCTTCCACCGCAGGTTGTGCCTTTGTCTCTCTGTGGCCCTGCCCCTCTCTTTCCTAAAGTCTCCCAGTTCTTCCCTGATGGAGACCAGGGTCTCCAGGGTCACAGAACCCATAGGGAAGGAATCAGGGCAAAAGTCTCAGGGAATTCTTGGAGAAGGGGTTTGAATAACACCTCTCCTTACCCCTCCCCTGGTTTAAAAACTTCCATCACCATAGCAACCCTTTACTCCCAGGGCCTACTCTGCATTTCCGCTCCTCCACTCAAAGGGCAGCAGGGCCCCCAGTGGGTTTTCCTTCAGGGGCTCAAAGCTTGGAACCCAGGTGCCTGGAAGGGATCAGCTGGTTCTTGGCTCAGCCTGCATGTTTGAAGGCTGAACTTTCTGGAGACAGCACTGGATTGTATGCCCACCCCAAGACTGGAGAGCATTCCCCCCAACCCCGCATGCGCTCTCATTAGATGGGAGATAGTCAGCAGCCAGAACTAGTGACCAAGGCCCAGCCCGGTCAGGCCCCTGCCCAGTTACCTAAAGCAGCTGGATGGTGGACGAGAAACTTGACTCTGCCTCCTGACGCAGACCTGAGAGCGAGGTCTCTATTTCTGCCCGTCCTGTGGATGAAATCTCTGCCTCACgctgggcagagctgggaccaAGGCATGTCGATTACAGCAGGAAACCCAGCTCTGGTCCCTGAAAGTAGAgagcagggaaggggagggggtgcCTGCAGGCTGGTGTTCACAGCTGCCACTAAATCGGGAGGTGTTGCCCACAGTTGTTGGGAGGCTGCTGGAGGCCTCCTGGGCCCCTCCTGGCCTCCCTAGATTTACTGCAAGATCTGGAGCCCCACATGGCAGAGGACCAGAGTAGCAGGAAACTCCTATTATGGCTATAAGAGGTGGGGCTGGAACCAGGCTGACCCCAGTGGAGGAGGGGCCAGGACCCTGTGGGACCCCTGGACCTTTGGAGGGGCCTCTGTCCCGTTCAGGCTTCCCCTGGGCCAGACTTGCCTTAGGCTGCCATAGGGCCGCTTGGGACCCTTTATTACCAAGGCACCCGTAGGCTGAGGCTCCATCAGCTTTGCCCAGGGGGTCAGACCTGAGTAGCTAGGGAATGCTTGGCCCTCAGGCTCCCTCAGAGGCTCCCCAGGCTCTGCGCTTCCCCCAAGCTCCCTTGGGACCACCCCCTGTGCACACCAGTCAGTTTCTCTGCAGAGAATGGAAGAAAGCATGTCTCTAGGGAAATGGCTGTGATGGGACTTCTGTGCCCTCCCTTGTCCCAGTGTGGAGTTGAGGTCCAGCCAGGGTCCCATGTCACTGGGAGGGAGCTCTGTGCTATTGGATGTTGACTCTGGGCTATCCAGGCCTTGGCAGTGAGGGGGGTGAAAAATGTACTCTTTCTTTCTGCCTGGCCTTCTACTGTTCTTGACGATGTCTCAGCTGCTCCTCTCAGCTTTGGGGCCAGGGCTGCCCTTGTTGCAAGCAGGTGCCTGGGGCTTGGTACACACACCGGCAGCCTCCCAGGCAGCAGCAGTGGGTAGCAGATGGGAgagtgggtgggggtggaagggacCAAGATGCTAATCGGAAGCAGGgcccctctttctcctctctttgccCTGGGGCCAGGTTGGGGGTGGAGGCGAGTGAGGGCAGTTAGATGGGTGAAGGGAGGTAGTGACTGGCTGAGATCAGGGCAGCCATGGGAGCGGCAGGCAGGTGTGTCCCGCCACGAGGCTTCAGGACATGGCTGCAGGTTGATGTGACTGAGCAGAGGTCCCCATGGTGGAGACAGAGCCCCAAGACTGGCCCTGGGTCCCTGCAGGTCTGAGTGCATATGCGCGGCCAGAAGCAGGGCCAAGATCAGGGACAGGCATATACAAAAGCTCCCACGCTGCAGGGCTGAGTGGGGAGATATTggtgtggggttggggggaggtggaggtggtggaagtTATCTCAGCGAAGGGCCATGTTGAACCTGGAACCTCAGGATGGTCGCCAACGATCCGTGGCACAAATAACCTTAGAACTTCGGGAATCACAAGGAAAGAAGAGATTTAGCCCTGGTCTCAGCACCCAGCTCACGTGGAGGCTGCTCCATGGGGAGGCCAGGATGGGTAGTGCCCCTGCTAGTGCCCACACTTCCTCCACTGAGTGGACATGGTTGAGCTGGCGAGTCACCTGTTGTTGGTTGTTTAGGTAGTTGCTGATTTTTTGAATGTTATAAATAACTCTGCCGTGACAAATAGGATACTGATGGGAGACTTGGGGGGAAGGGCGTTCTTGCCAGAGGCAATGGTGTAAGCAGAGCAGCAGAGCTGAGCCATAGGTCCCTCCCAGCCCTCTGGGGGGACCTGCAGGTTGAGGTATCACCCTCCCACCCAGCAAAGGGCCCTTGGATTGCAGCCTGGAAAGGGAATCGCTGCACACCAGAGCCACTGGGGCAACTGATGCAAGCCCCCTCCCTCGGATTGTTAGGCCTTAGAGATGGGTGGCCGGCAGTAGTGGGTGGCCTCGCCTCTGCTCTCAGCTGTGAGAGTGGGATTCCAGCCACATGCTCCTTCCAGGCAGATGCAGGAGCCAGGCTGTGACCGCAGTGGCAAAGATCCGCAGTCGAGGACGATCTTCAAAGCTTCTCTTGTTTGCCTCTGCAGTACTTCACAAGATGGCTAAAGCCCTGGCTTGAATCACGCTGATGAAAAATGCGTTTGTGTTCCCTAAGCCCAAAGAACCTGGGTGAGGGAATGGTGGAATTTGTTCCCTAATGCGGAAAGCAAATTTGAGGGAGAATTTGCAGGACTGGGTGCCCTGGGAAGCAGGTAACCTCCTCCTGGTAGGAAGCAAGCGCCAGCCAGGGCCGGCCAAGGGGCTTGTGTGGGTCCTGGCCTTTGACCCTGGCTGGCAGAGTCCCTCTGAGCAAGCTTCTTCCTCGGGTGGGAGCGTTCTCTCTCCTTCATACTGTGGCTGTGAATCACTTCAGGCAGGGCACCTAGGTATTCAAGGCCCCAGCCCAGGCGCTTTGCACAGCAAGTGCTAATCAGGCTGGTGAGAGACCCGTGCACAGTCAAAGAAGCAGAGCAGTTTGAATGCAGCCTTTTGTGTGAAGCGTGTTATCACCCCAGTGTCACACCAACCAGGCATTAAGGAGGCCAACTTTGAGTCAGACCTGGGAAGGTCTGGACTCTCACCAGTTCCCCTCCTGAGGTTTACCTCTGAGCAAGGGCTGCGAAGGCCTTTTCCTACGGGTGTGGGCCCCAGTCCACCCTGCATCCCAGGTGAGGATTGGGCTGGCAGGGTGGCAGATCCGTGGGGTGCCACGCTCCAGGTGCCAGAGTGCCTGGAACCTACTGCAGTCAGCTGTGCTCATCCTTCTGCCTGGAGTAGCCACCCGTGGCCAGAGGCCTCTCCCCTGGACCTGATGGCCAGGTCTCCTGTGGGCCCTGGCAGTGAGGCACAACGCAGGCTTGTCTTGCTTTTCCAGACCATTACCCCTGCACACCTCTTGGCAAATCCTTTCCCTCTAAGGCCCGACCTTAATGCTGCTTTTTCCTCAAAGCCTTTCCTTGCTTCTCTACCCAGATGGGGGTTCTCCTTCTGAGGAATCCCCCAAGCACTCTGCCTGAATGCAGTATTTATTAAATCAGTAAAAACAACCACAGTACAAATTCTAACAGAAAATTAATGAACAGTagacatcatcgactcagtggatgGTGTTTGAGAGAGACAGTGAagcagagggaagcctggcgtgctgcagtccatggggtcgcaaagagtcggacacgactgagcgactgaacaacaacagaataaaTCTGCCCCTCTGACACCCAGTTCTTTCCCCCAAAGGAGACTCTTATTTTCTTCCAGAAAGGACTTTGAGTGTACACAAAtccataaagtttaaaaaatttacccCAGTGCAGCACCCTTTACCCACTGTTCTATCCCCTGCTTTTTCTCACACTGTCCTACTGCAGCACATTTtgatctattttattctttttaatagcaatCAAGTATTCGGCAGTACGTATGGCCAtaatttttattcacattttttcttGTGAAATATAACAAAAATCTAGGAATGAACCCAATACGTGTATGTACATTTGTCCAAATTATTATAAAGCTCAGACCTGTGAAACCACTACTCAGATTCAGAAATAGGTCCTCCAGAATCCTCCCCCAATCACAacctcttttatttctcttaggaGGTCTCATGATGTTTACTTCCTAGTGTTGCTTTATAGTTTGACCAGTATGTCTGTATCCTTAAACAGTATAGATTAGTGAGGCCTGTTGTGAACTCTGTATTTGGTggtttttttcactcagcactTGTATTGGTGAGATTGACCATGTGGTTGGGTAGAGCTGTAGATCCCTCATTCCCCTCATTTCCATTGTTGtgtaataatattccattgtgtgactcTCCCACAATACATCCTGCTGCTGACGGGTATgtgggctgtttccagtttggggcaatTCAGAATATTGCAGCCATGAGCACTCTTGTATGAGTGTCCTGCTGCACAAATGTATATGTTTCTGTAGGATGTATATTCAGCTGTGCAATTGCTGGTTATTAGGGAATGTTCGACTTCAATAGTTTCACCAAACTGTTTTGCACACGGGACACTTGCCCTCCACCAGCAGTGCTCATGTTCTTTGCATCTTTGCCAATGCCTGGCATCTTTAGACTTGCGGAGATGACTCTGATGGGTGGGTAGCTACAAccctcttcatctgtgaaatcatTGAAATTTAAATCAATCATTTGATAAATCTCTTTTTGATTATACATAATGCAGAATGATTCTAGGATATGTCAgcttaatatatttttcataagcAGGGGCTGCTGTAGCTTGGGCAGCCAAGCTGAGTGGCTAGAAGTATGGCCAAAAAGGCAGGGGTTGGATCCCATTCTGACCACCCTCTAGCCCTTTCTGGTGTAGATGTGGCCTCTGGCTTGATCTGAGCTGGGTTGGGGTTTCCCAAAGACAACTTCTACATTGTGTGGAGAAGTGGGGAGTGGGACAGCTGAACCAGACCCCATCCTGTCTGCAGCTCAGAGCCCGGCAATGCCGTTTGGGTGTGTGACTCTGGGCGACAAGAAGAACTATAACCAGCCATCGGAGGTGACTGACAGATATGATTTGGGACAGGTCATCAAGACGTGAGTGCCGGGTCTGTTGGGCCAGGGTGGGCGGGCCAGGGCTGGGGAAAGGGGAGTGGAGTACAGCCCAAGCTGAGGCCGGGGCTGAGGGGAGTGCCTGCTGGCTGCAGTGAGGAGTTCTGTGAGATCTTCCGGGCCAAGGACAAGACGACAGGCAAGCTGCACACCTGCAAGAAGTTCCAGAAGAGGGATGGCCGCAAGGTGCGGAAGGCAGCAAAGAACGAGATAGGCATCCTCAAGATGTGAGTGTGAAGCCCTGGGCTGGGGTGGCGGAGGGGAGGAAGCAGGGCAGGGCTTGGAGGGCCAGGGACCTCAACAGTACCAGCCTCCGGCCAGTTAGTGTGCTGTGGCCCACAGTAGCCACCAAAGCCTCTCTGAGGGGCTTTACCCAGCTCTAGCACTtggctcttctctctgcctccagggtgAAGCATCCAAACATCCTGCAACTGGTGGATGTGTTTGTGACTCGCAAGGAGTACTTTATCTTCCTGGAGCTGTGAGTGTGGGTCTGGGGTTCCAGGAGTCCTTAGTCCTCCCAGGTCTTTACTTGCTCCACCCTCTGCAGCCAGGGCAAGCCCCCCTTCTGGACCCTTGGGGTTCCAGGTCCATGTGCCTTGCCCAGCCAGCTGCCTGGTGTCGGTAGCCTGCCCACGtactcctgccccacccccgatCCTGCCCACGCCAGGCTCAGGGGCTGGTGTCCCTCAGGGCCACGGGGAGGGAGGTGTTTGACTGGATCCTGGACCAGGGCTACTACTCGGAGCGAGACACGAGCAACGTGGTGCGGCAGGTCCTGGAGGCGGTGGCCTACCTGCACTCACTCAAGATCGTGCACAGGAACCTCAAGGTGAGGCCAGCAACCAGGTCAAAGGGGCCGCTGGCAGctggcctggggctggggtgggcagcACTTTGAGGCCGTGGTCCAGCCTCTGAGGGTTTCATGGTGTCTTCATCTGCCCACCCGCATGCCATTCCCGGCTGGAGCAGCTGGAGAACCTGGTTTACTACAACCGACTGAAGAACTCAAAGATCGTCATCAGCGACTTTCACCTGGCTAAGCTAGAGAATGGCCTCATCAAGGAGCCCTGTGGGACCCCCGAATACCTGGGCAAGCAGGGAGTAGGGCAGGGCGGGGTGGGACACAGCCTTCAAGGCCTGGCTGTGGGTAGTGGAGGAGAAAGTCCCCATCCCAGCAAATGGGTGTGGGTGGTACAAGGCCAGGCCAGGGCTGATACTGACCAGCAGATGGGTCCTGTTTGCAGCCCCAGAGGTGGTAGGCCGGCAGCGGTATGGACGCCCTGTGGACTGCTGGGCCATTGGAGTCATCATGTACATCCTGTAAGTGGATAAGTGGGCAAACAGGCTGGCAGTGAGGTGGGATGAGGGTCTGCATCCATGGCCTTCCTGAATGACCCTGAACATGGGCCCCCATGCAGGCTTTCAGGGAATCCACCTTTCTATGAGGAGGTAGAGGAAGATGACTATGAGAACCACGACAAGAATCTCTTCCGCAAGATCCTGGCTGGCGATTATGAGTTTGACTCTCCATACTGGGATGACATTTCGCAGGCAGGTGAGGAGGTATCCAGCATGAGGGCAGAGTAAAGGGCTGGTGTAGGGGACGGCTGTCAACCTTTTCTGCTGGACTCTGATCCCATCCCCGAGCCCACTCATCACCTCTAGACTGTGAGAGGGGTGCCCATGCCTAGACTCTCCCTGGCTTTCTCCCAGCCAAAGACCTGGTCACAAGGCTGA
Coding sequences within it:
- the CAMKV gene encoding caM kinase-like vesicle-associated protein — encoded protein: MPFGCVTLGDKKNYNQPSEVTDRYDLGQVIKTEEFCEIFRAKDKTTGKLHTCKKFQKRDGRKVRKAAKNEIGILKMVKHPNILQLVDVFVTRKEYFIFLELATGREVFDWILDQGYYSERDTSNVVRQVLEAVAYLHSLKIVHRNLKLENLVYYNRLKNSKIVISDFHLAKLENGLIKEPCGTPEYLAPEVVGRQRYGRPVDCWAIGVIMYILLSGNPPFYEEVEEDDYENHDKNLFRKILAGDYEFDSPYWDDISQAAKDLVTRLMEVEQDQRITAEEAISHEWISGNAASDKNIKDGVCAQIEKNFARAKWKKAVRVTTLMKRLRAPEQSGTAAAQSAPGTDTATPGAAGGATAASAAASVLGGSAAPATAGDTTKSENVAPADRSATPATDGSTTPATDGSVTPATDGSITPATDGSVTPATDRSVTPATDGRATPAVEESTVPTTQSCATPAAKAVATPEPALAQPDSTAPGGATGQAPPSSKGEEAAGCAQESRRVESS